In a genomic window of Coregonus clupeaformis isolate EN_2021a chromosome 27, ASM2061545v1, whole genome shotgun sequence:
- the LOC121541284 gene encoding NEDD4-binding protein 2-like 1: MASGRRRRQSRKNLFILRGLPGVGKKATAENLCVKYARHGIEGGIFSADKYHAMSNYDCRYFHCNHRRNREDVFKALNRGVDPIIVYNTNISLWEMWPYVHMGMQQGDYHITIMELPKGYPRNAFSINKLYSWCRGKIPKQKFRDFRDRWEEAYNIWDVLNDSYSINFWVQSEEEWNVE; the protein is encoded by the exons ATGGCGAGCGGGAGAAGACGAAGACAAAGCAGGAAGAACCTGTTCATCCTTCGAGGTTTGCCAGGAGTTGGAAAGAAAGCGACGGCAGA AAATCTCTGTGTTAAATATGCAAGACATGGAATAGAAGGAGGAATTTTCTCAGCTGACAAGTACCATGCAATGTCCAACTACGACTGTAGATACTTTCATTGCAACCATCGGCGGAATAGAGAGGATG TTTTTAAAGCCTTGAACAGAGGTGTGGATCCGATCATCGTTTACAACACAAACATTTCTCTTTGGGAGATGTGGCCCTATGTCCACATG GGGATGCAACAGGGTGACTATCACATTACTATAATGGAGCTGCCTAAAGGCTATCCTCGAAACGCTTTCTCCATCAACAAGCTCTACAG TTGGTGTCGTGGTAAGATACCCAAACAAAAGTTCAGGGACTTTCGGGATCGCTGGGAAGAAGCTTACAACATCTGGGATGTACTTAACGACAGCTACTCCATAAACTTCTGGGTGCAAAGTGAAGAGGAATGGAACGTCGAGTGA
- the zar1l gene encoding ZAR1-like protein, with amino-acid sequence MEGFMFSPFNFNGYPGCGPMMAPILHGNPKFKPHTWGKGSIYVPPEALDYLDVCKRAQLKAILSQVNPNLTPRLRKANTKEFGVQVNAQVDAMVQCSLGPKTLFYRERKFSKSPVKCQQSPSAVSSLDGKALPSTPVNNVRFSRPLAIYSPVFDRRFFALPVTTQDDSACCEGGEGDGNGGSDEDGEADATEQNTTEDKGRPENPRADVRKPLHQMPKGFNFQFLEQKYGFFHCSQCNVRWESAYVWCISGSSKVYFKQLCRKCQVGFNPYRVESIQCKVCSQTRCCCEQKERHIDMKRPHRQDLCGRCRGKRISCDTTYSYKYIV; translated from the exons ATGGAGGGGTTTATGTTTTCTCCGTTCAACTTTAATGGCTATCCAGGCTGCGGTCCCATGATGGCGCCTATCCTCCATGGCAACCCGAAGTTCAAGCCTCACACCTGGGGTAAGGGGAGCATCTACGTGCCTCCGGAAGCGCTGGACTACCTTGACGTGTGTAAGCGGGCCCAGCTGAAGGCCATCCTGTCTCAGGTGAACCCCAACCTTACCCCTCGTCTCCGGAAGGCCAACACCAAGGAGTTCGGGGTTCAGGTCAACGCCCAGGTCGACGCGATGGTCCAGTGTTCCCTAGGACCCAAGACGCTGTTTTACCGGGAGAGGAAATTTTCGAAGTCGCCTGTGAAGTGCCAACAGAGTCCCTCAGCGGTGTCTTCTCTGGACGGGAAAGCGTTGCCGAGCACTCCGGTAAACAACGTGCGCTTCTCGCGACCCCTCGCTATCTACTCTCCGGTGTTTGATCGCCGGTTCTTCGCGCTGCCGGTGACAACACAGGATGACAGCGCGTGttgtgagggaggagagggggacggCAACGGGGGTAGTGACGAGGATGGCGAGGCCGACGCTACCGAGCAGAACACCACGGAGGACAAGGGTAGACCGGAAAACCCGCGTGCGGATGTCAGGAAACCCCTCCACCAGATGCCCAAAGGGTTCAACTTTCAG TTTCTGGAGCAGAAGTATGGGTTTTTTCACTGCAGCCAGTGTAACGTCCGGTGGGAGAGTGCCTATGTGTGGTGCATCTCTGGAAGTAGTAAG GTGTACTTCAAGCAGCTCTGCCGTAAGTGCCAGGTGGGGTTCAACCCCTACAGAGTGGAGTCTATCCAGTGCAAG GTGTGTTCCCAGACCCGGTGCTGCTGTGAGCAGAAGGAGAGGCACATTGACATGAAGAGGCCTCATAGACAGGACCTGTGTGGCCGTTGCCGGGGAAAGAGGATTTCCTGTGACACTACCTACAGCTACAAATACATTGTCTGA